The following are from one region of the Novosphingobium aureum genome:
- a CDS encoding alpha/beta fold hydrolase, with protein sequence MTTQTLTKTSGDAAITPQTKTVTIDGNETQYIVGGEGEPLLVVHTSGGPLWTPLLAMLAQGRKVIMPVLPGFGGSPLIETIGDLPALADWLAAFKQAVIGEDAVDLFGGSFGAQVSLYLAARTPGVVRDMVLEAPSGLAVGAAPPPPGKPVLFAYPDKAADLMPSAEIAAGNRAAFQAYGGPVAVDETLLGLLPAIEVPVLVIQGTLDAVTPPEAGRVLAGTLPNCKLTYVYDAGHGVQVDQPERMIKVVRHFLDKGPAFIVADRAYA encoded by the coding sequence ATGACCACGCAGACCCTGACCAAGACGAGCGGCGATGCCGCCATCACGCCGCAGACCAAGACCGTCACCATCGACGGGAACGAGACGCAGTACATCGTAGGCGGGGAAGGCGAGCCCCTGCTCGTCGTTCACACCTCGGGCGGCCCCTTGTGGACGCCGCTGCTCGCGATGCTCGCGCAAGGGCGCAAGGTGATCATGCCGGTGCTCCCCGGCTTCGGCGGTTCGCCCCTGATCGAGACGATCGGCGACCTGCCCGCGCTCGCCGACTGGCTGGCGGCCTTCAAGCAGGCGGTGATCGGCGAGGACGCGGTCGATCTGTTCGGCGGCTCGTTCGGCGCACAGGTCAGCCTCTACCTCGCCGCGCGCACGCCCGGCGTAGTGCGTGACATGGTGCTCGAGGCCCCCTCGGGTCTGGCTGTCGGAGCCGCCCCGCCGCCGCCGGGCAAGCCGGTGCTGTTCGCCTACCCCGACAAGGCCGCAGACCTCATGCCCAGTGCCGAGATCGCCGCGGGCAACCGCGCCGCCTTCCAGGCCTACGGCGGCCCGGTCGCGGTCGACGAGACCCTGCTCGGCCTGCTTCCCGCGATCGAGGTCCCGGTGCTGGTGATCCAAGGCACACTCGATGCCGTAACCCCGCCCGAGGCCGGACGGGTGCTCGCAGGCACGTTGCCCAACTGCAAGCTGACCTACGTCTACGATGCTGGCCACGGCGTGCAGGTCGACCAGCCCGAGCGCATGATCAAGGTCGTGCGCCACTTCCTCGACAAGGGCCCCGCCTTCATCGTCGCCGACCGGGCCTACGCCTGA
- a CDS encoding GntR family transcriptional regulator, with the protein MCRIVDTKAMAEGAETVDVEDLRIDANPTLVREHALTKLRSAIASGLYPPGKRLVERELCEVLGVSRTSVREALRQLQAEGLIEAGPRRNIMVARVSLEDARDIYDLRALIETEAVRRVVERKDPEVVKRLQAMMKDIRRIVRKKDVPALAEQAGAFYEEILVASGSRIIAETGKQLLKRVSYLRLTAMSGPQRLDQGMSEWERIVDAVAAGDSAGAVEAVRDHIVNSRDSIFAVAEREGAVG; encoded by the coding sequence ATGTGTCGCATCGTCGACACCAAGGCGATGGCAGAGGGTGCGGAAACCGTGGACGTAGAAGATCTCAGGATTGATGCCAATCCGACGCTGGTGCGCGAACATGCCCTCACCAAGCTTCGCTCGGCTATTGCCAGCGGGCTCTATCCTCCCGGCAAGCGGCTGGTCGAACGCGAACTGTGCGAAGTGCTCGGCGTCAGCCGAACCTCGGTACGCGAGGCCTTGCGCCAGCTCCAGGCCGAAGGCCTGATCGAGGCAGGGCCGCGCCGCAACATCATGGTCGCGCGGGTCAGTCTCGAGGATGCCCGGGACATCTACGACTTGCGTGCGCTGATCGAGACCGAAGCGGTGCGCCGCGTGGTCGAGCGCAAGGACCCCGAAGTGGTCAAGCGGCTGCAGGCGATGATGAAGGATATCCGCCGGATCGTCCGCAAGAAGGACGTGCCCGCACTCGCCGAGCAGGCCGGGGCGTTCTACGAGGAAATCCTCGTGGCCTCGGGTAGCCGGATCATTGCAGAGACCGGAAAGCAGTTGCTCAAGCGCGTGTCCTACCTGCGTCTTACCGCGATGTCGGGGCCTCAGCGCCTCGATCAGGGCATGAGCGAGTGGGAGCGCATCGTCGATGCCGTGGCCGCAGGCGACAGCGCGGGCGCGGTCGAGGCGGTGCGCGATCACATCGTCAATTCGCGCGATTCCATCTTCGCGGTGGCCGAGCGGGAAGGCGCTGTCGGCTGA